A window from Candidatus Atribacteria bacterium encodes these proteins:
- the csaB gene encoding polysaccharide pyruvyl transferase CsaB, translating into MIKKSKTMVKIMISGYYGFNNTGDEAILKSMVGAFKEKIPQIKIVVLSCRPLQTSQSCQVKAIKRLNVIKIICNLRNTNLFISGGGGLLQDSSGKGWSILYYLGLIWLAKITKVPVMIYAQGIGPINKYVNKKLIKRTLNKVDLITLRDSPSQKILNNLGVLKPSIFVNSDPVFLLKKKNINQTLNNHPYIKKMINTVHNRPLIGFSVRKYKSNGLDPKRIFAQTADYLVDCYKAKIIFFPFKYDEDVHISEEILSLMKNKAEVLKAKLEPEELLSILSRLSLMIGVRLHSIIFSSMVNIPFLAFNYDPKVKYFVDELGLSELLIETDKDISFKNIQENIKYIRENNDKIKNILQKKVINLEEQALANNELMYKFLNQ; encoded by the coding sequence ATGATCAAGAAGTCTAAAACCATGGTAAAGATAATGATTTCCGGCTATTATGGTTTCAATAATACCGGGGATGAAGCGATTCTTAAATCTATGGTAGGAGCCTTTAAGGAAAAAATACCCCAAATTAAGATAGTAGTTCTTTCTTGCAGGCCTTTGCAGACCTCTCAATCTTGTCAGGTTAAAGCTATAAAACGACTGAATGTTATTAAAATTATCTGTAATTTAAGAAATACCAATCTTTTTATTAGCGGAGGAGGCGGGTTACTTCAAGATTCATCCGGAAAAGGCTGGAGCATATTATATTACTTGGGATTGATATGGCTCGCAAAAATAACTAAAGTACCGGTTATGATTTATGCTCAAGGCATTGGTCCAATAAATAAGTATGTAAACAAAAAACTTATAAAGCGGACTTTAAACAAAGTTGATTTAATAACTCTAAGAGATAGTCCCTCCCAGAAAATATTGAATAATTTGGGAGTGTTAAAACCGTCGATCTTTGTAAATTCTGATCCTGTTTTTTTACTAAAGAAAAAAAACATTAATCAAACTCTGAATAATCATCCTTATATTAAGAAAATGATCAATACAGTTCATAATCGTCCCTTGATTGGATTTTCGGTGAGAAAATATAAAAGTAATGGATTAGATCCGAAAAGAATATTCGCCCAAACTGCCGATTATTTAGTTGACTGTTATAAAGCAAAGATTATTTTTTTCCCTTTTAAATATGATGAAGATGTGCATATTAGCGAAGAAATATTATCCTTGATGAAAAACAAAGCTGAAGTACTTAAAGCAAAACTTGAACCCGAAGAACTACTTTCTATTTTATCTCGACTATCTTTGATGATTGGAGTAAGGCTTCACTCCATTATATTTTCCAGTATGGTGAATATTCCTTTTTTAGCTTTTAACTACGATCCAAAAGTGAAATATTTTGTAGATGAGTTGGGCTTGTCTGAACTACTCATAGAGACAGATAAAGATATCTCTTTTAAAAATATTCAAGAGAATATAAAATATATTAGAGAAAATAATGATAAAATAAAAAATATTTTACAAAAAAAAGTAATCAATTTAGAAGAACAAGCCCTTGCTAATAATGAATTGATGTACAAGTTTTTAAACCAATAA
- a CDS encoding divergent polysaccharide deacetylase family protein, translated as MKKNQREMINIIALIVILIIAFNISNLFHKSIEEESGLLNISSADLPPIHEIELESKIVENVTYDSEQYADLIINDLASSEEEIRISPKVAFIIDDLGYETDVAKKMIELEFPVTLSILPFLQYSDFIAEEGRKNNKEIILHLPMEPSNTTANPGPGAIKSYMSEEEIRQSVRKSILDFPYIIGVNNHMGSKITENRKLMETVLEEIKEYNLFFIDSMTTKDSIAYIVAQEMGIKSSVRSVFLDNENDMEYIKGQMLNVQEIALKKGEAIAIGHSRINTFYVLKRMFPELVKVGIEIVPVSKLVK; from the coding sequence TTGAAAAAGAATCAAAGAGAAATGATAAACATTATTGCATTGATAGTTATTTTAATTATTGCCTTTAATATTTCTAATTTATTTCATAAATCTATTGAGGAGGAAAGCGGCCTTCTTAACATATCTAGTGCCGACCTCCCACCTATCCATGAAATAGAGTTAGAATCAAAGATAGTCGAAAATGTTACTTATGATAGTGAACAATATGCAGATTTGATCATTAATGATTTAGCCTCTTCCGAGGAAGAGATACGCATTTCTCCTAAAGTAGCTTTTATAATAGATGATTTAGGATATGAAACAGACGTAGCCAAGAAAATGATAGAATTGGAATTTCCAGTAACCTTATCTATCTTACCTTTTCTTCAGTATTCTGATTTTATTGCTGAAGAAGGTAGGAAAAATAATAAGGAAATTATCTTGCATCTACCCATGGAGCCTAGTAACACTACTGCTAATCCCGGACCCGGCGCTATTAAGTCCTATATGTCGGAAGAAGAAATTAGACAATCTGTCCGCAAATCTATTTTAGATTTCCCTTATATTATAGGGGTTAATAATCATATGGGCTCAAAGATTACCGAAAACAGAAAACTCATGGAAACAGTTTTGGAAGAAATTAAAGAATATAATTTATTTTTTATAGATAGCATGACTACCAAGGACTCTATTGCCTATATAGTAGCACAAGAGATGGGAATAAAGTCTTCGGTAAGGTCGGTATTTTTGGATAATGAGAACGATATGGAATATATTAAAGGACAGATGTTGAATGTTCAAGAGATTGCTTTAAAAAAAGGAGAAGCCATTGCCATCGGTCATAGCCGTATAAACACCTTTTATGTTTTAAAGAGGATGTTCCCTGAATTAGTTAAGGTAGGTATAGAAATAGTCCCGGTCTCAAAATTAGTTAAATAA
- a CDS encoding S41 family peptidase: protein MKILINIKRKRIVTLISIFVLISIIGGFLFYNVRANGKNNEEKLFDNLEPFFEALNLVRFEYVKKDIDLDLVIQGAIKGMLKTLDDPYTRFMDPQALKREQEDMFLGRFGGLGIIISIKDDQLTIISPIEDTPADRAGIKPGDKIIEIDGKSTEGMGLDEAVNILRGEKGTEITIGIKREKVEEIFEIPIIRDIIEVTAVKKETMGKYDNLAYIRISTFNVNTEPELREALNKFKEDSNIQGIILDLRNNPGGLLDSAIEVTSKFIKEGPIVHIKDRDGIVATIESRGNEYPEWPLFVLVNEGSASASEIVAGAIQDSGRGKLLGEKTFGKGVVQQVFNLYNGSGVAITTSEYFTPSERSINHIGIEPDILIEPVEDDEQDMQLNKAIQLLEEELRSS from the coding sequence GTGAAAATTTTGATAAATATTAAAAGAAAAAGAATAGTTACTTTAATTTCGATTTTTGTGTTAATTTCCATAATTGGCGGATTCCTGTTTTATAATGTTAGAGCAAACGGTAAAAACAATGAAGAGAAGTTGTTTGACAATTTAGAGCCTTTCTTTGAAGCTTTAAATTTAGTCAGGTTTGAATACGTAAAGAAAGACATAGATCTAGATCTGGTTATTCAAGGAGCTATAAAAGGGATGCTAAAAACGCTTGATGACCCCTATACTCGTTTTATGGACCCGCAAGCACTTAAAAGAGAGCAGGAAGATATGTTTTTAGGTCGTTTTGGAGGATTAGGGATAATTATCTCTATAAAAGATGATCAATTAACTATAATTTCTCCCATTGAAGATACTCCAGCTGATAGAGCCGGAATAAAACCAGGAGACAAAATAATAGAGATTGATGGAAAATCAACTGAAGGAATGGGGTTAGATGAAGCAGTGAATATTTTAAGGGGGGAGAAAGGAACTGAAATAACTATTGGAATCAAGAGAGAAAAGGTAGAAGAAATTTTTGAAATTCCCATAATCCGGGATATAATCGAGGTCACAGCAGTAAAAAAGGAAACGATGGGTAAGTATGATAACCTTGCCTATATCCGAATTTCTACTTTTAATGTGAACACCGAACCTGAGTTAAGAGAAGCCTTAAATAAATTTAAAGAAGATAGTAATATTCAGGGGATTATTCTCGATTTGCGCAATAATCCAGGAGGATTATTAGATAGTGCAATAGAGGTAACCAGCAAATTCATAAAAGAAGGACCGATTGTTCACATCAAAGATAGAGATGGAATAGTAGCTACGATAGAATCAAGGGGGAACGAATACCCAGAATGGCCTTTATTCGTGTTAGTTAACGAGGGAAGTGCCAGTGCTTCTGAAATTGTAGCAGGGGCAATTCAAGATTCCGGAAGAGGTAAGTTGTTGGGAGAAAAAACATTTGGCAAGGGCGTAGTACAACAAGTATTTAATCTGTATAATGGCTCGGGAGTTGCTATTACTACATCTGAATATTTTACCCCTAGTGAGCGTTCAATTAATCATATTGGGATTGAACCGGATATATTAATAGAACCAGTAGAAGATGATGAACAGGACATGCAATTGAATAAAGCTATACAGTTATTGGAAGAAGAATTAAGATCGTCGTAA
- the ftsE gene encoding cell division ATP-binding protein FtsE — protein sequence MIRMFHVYKNYPNKIQALRDINIHIKKGEFVFLVGPTGAGKSTFLKLIYRGIVPTKGQVIVDGINIARLKPSYIPYLRRNIGIIFQDFKLLYDRTVYENISFGLKAIGATNFEIKQQVKKVLNLVGLEHKKKIKPHLLSGGEQQKLCIARAIANEPLILLTDEPTGNLDPYTSWEIMKLLFHINIRGTTIIMASHDKLMIDKAKKRIIRVERGRIIEDIQRGIY from the coding sequence ATGATTAGAATGTTTCATGTATACAAAAATTATCCCAATAAAATACAAGCTTTGCGTGATATCAATATTCATATAAAAAAGGGTGAATTTGTTTTTTTGGTTGGTCCTACCGGAGCAGGGAAGAGTACTTTTTTAAAATTAATTTATCGTGGGATTGTACCTACCAAAGGTCAGGTAATTGTCGATGGTATAAATATAGCCCGGCTTAAACCCAGTTATATACCTTATTTAAGGCGGAATATAGGTATTATCTTTCAAGATTTTAAATTACTTTATGATAGAACGGTATACGAGAATATTTCTTTTGGTTTGAAAGCAATTGGGGCAACTAATTTTGAGATAAAACAACAAGTTAAAAAGGTCCTTAATTTAGTAGGGCTGGAGCATAAAAAGAAAATAAAGCCACATTTATTATCCGGTGGGGAACAACAAAAATTATGTATTGCCCGGGCTATTGCCAATGAACCATTAATATTGCTTACTGATGAACCAACAGGTAATTTAGATCCTTACACTTCCTGGGAGATTATGAAACTTTTATTTCATATAAATATTAGGGGAACTACTATAATCATGGCTTCACATGACAAACTGATGATAGATAAAGCAAAAAAACGAATAATAAGGGTGGAGCGAGGCCGAATAATAGAAGACATCCAACGAGGAATATATTAA
- a CDS encoding ABC transporter permease has protein sequence MIFENMRFYFREALLSFRRSILMSIATILSITTILLIVGIFVLISANLNLFLENLESQLEIITYLEDNISNTELNTLTEKLNSIKGIKEVNFVSKEEAYQSLSKDLGEQKDILGVIEKNPLPASFEIRIEEPRMIEQIANQITKLEKVEEVEYGRETAERLLNFTYIFRRAGMLVLILLVFASVLIISNIIKITVYARRNEIEIMSLVGATPWFVKWPFIIEGFLQGFISSIFSIIILYYFYSFAINIVHQAIPFLPLVVDNIDLLPIGIAIVLLGSLVGILGSIFSVGKYLNA, from the coding sequence ATGATTTTTGAAAATATGAGATTTTATTTTAGAGAAGCTTTACTTAGTTTTAGAAGAAGTATTTTAATGAGTATAGCAACAATATTAAGCATTACTACTATTTTACTTATTGTGGGCATCTTTGTATTAATATCAGCCAATTTAAATCTATTTTTGGAAAATTTAGAATCTCAATTAGAAATTATCACTTATTTAGAAGATAATATTTCAAATACAGAGCTAAATACTTTAACAGAAAAATTGAATTCTATAAAGGGAATAAAAGAAGTAAATTTTGTATCTAAAGAAGAAGCTTACCAAAGTTTATCTAAGGATTTAGGAGAGCAAAAGGACATATTAGGCGTTATTGAAAAAAATCCACTTCCTGCCTCTTTTGAGATAAGAATAGAAGAGCCAAGAATGATCGAGCAAATTGCTAATCAGATAACCAAGTTAGAAAAAGTGGAAGAAGTTGAGTACGGCCGGGAAACAGCTGAAAGATTGTTAAACTTTACTTATATATTTAGAAGAGCGGGAATGTTAGTATTAATTCTTCTAGTTTTTGCTTCAGTTTTGATTATATCTAATATCATTAAAATCACTGTGTATGCCAGAAGAAATGAAATTGAAATAATGAGCTTGGTTGGAGCTACTCCCTGGTTTGTTAAGTGGCCTTTTATAATTGAAGGTTTTTTACAGGGTTTTATCTCAAGCATTTTTTCTATAATAATTTTATATTATTTTTATTCTTTTGCAATAAATATAGTGCATCAAGCCATTCCTTTTTTACCATTAGTGGTGGATAATATAGATTTATTACCTATTGGCATAGCGATCGTATTATTAGGAAGTTTGGTAGGAATTTTAGGTAGTATATTTTCGGTAGGGAAATATTTGAATGCATGA